A genomic stretch from Desulfolutivibrio sulfodismutans DSM 3696 includes:
- a CDS encoding glycosyltransferase, with translation MTARVVLHVIDALNVGGAQELVLLLARQAPPGQKTVVCVLQPDLAMRERFLAAGAEVAALGRKRPSIFSPGRFLAYFLCGVRDVVRLSRRLKADVVQCHLGDAEIVGIVAGRLAGVRKTLVTVHNPILYHERPAGDPRNLLHRVSLAVLYRLAWRVVAVSRQTEHVLRRELGLAPPRLACVVNGVDVARFEAMVPSAAARRECGAGPDDFLILNIGRLEDQKRQDILLAALAEMAESQPRVRLCLAGAGSREDDLARMARELGVADRVRFLGARSDIPELLGAADMVAVASVWEGTSLSLMESMAAAKPIVATDIPGNRELLDPGQALLVPAGDVRAMARAIVALIADPAMARALGKAARDKARRFFDIRNVAAAYQAMWA, from the coding sequence ATGACTGCGCGCGTGGTGTTGCATGTGATCGACGCCCTTAACGTCGGGGGCGCCCAGGAACTGGTTCTGCTCTTGGCGCGGCAGGCGCCGCCCGGGCAGAAGACCGTCGTGTGCGTCCTGCAACCCGATCTGGCCATGCGGGAGCGGTTCCTGGCGGCGGGGGCCGAGGTTGCGGCCCTGGGCCGGAAGCGGCCGTCCATCTTCTCTCCCGGGCGTTTCCTCGCGTATTTCCTTTGCGGGGTGCGCGACGTGGTGCGCCTGAGCCGACGCCTGAAGGCGGACGTGGTGCAGTGCCACCTGGGGGACGCCGAGATCGTCGGCATAGTGGCCGGGAGGCTGGCCGGGGTCCGCAAGACCCTGGTCACGGTCCACAACCCCATCCTGTATCATGAGCGCCCGGCGGGCGATCCGCGAAACCTCCTGCACCGCGTCTCCCTGGCCGTCCTGTACCGCCTGGCCTGGCGGGTGGTGGCCGTGTCCCGGCAGACCGAGCATGTCCTTCGCCGGGAGCTGGGCCTTGCGCCGCCCCGGCTGGCCTGCGTGGTCAACGGCGTGGACGTGGCCCGTTTCGAGGCCATGGTCCCGTCCGCTGCGGCCCGTCGCGAGTGCGGGGCCGGGCCGGACGATTTTTTGATTTTGAACATCGGCCGTCTGGAAGACCAGAAGCGCCAGGACATCCTGCTTGCGGCCCTGGCCGAGATGGCCGAAAGCCAGCCCCGGGTCCGCCTGTGCCTCGCCGGGGCGGGCAGCCGGGAAGACGATCTGGCCCGTATGGCCCGGGAGTTGGGCGTTGCCGACCGGGTCCGCTTCCTGGGGGCGCGCAGCGACATCCCCGAGTTGCTTGGCGCGGCGGACATGGTGGCCGTGGCCTCGGTCTGGGAGGGGACCTCCCTGTCGCTCATGGAGTCCATGGCGGCGGCCAAGCCCATTGTGGCCACGGACATCCCGGGGAACCGGGAGCTCCTCGACCCCGGGCAGGCCTTGCTGGTTCCGGCTGGCGACGTCCGGGCCATGGCCCGGGCCATTGTCGCGCTGATCGCCGATCCGGCCATGGCCAGGGCCCTGGGGAAGGCCGCCCGCGACAAGGCCCGGCGGTTTTTCGACATCCGGAACGTTGCGGCGGCCTATCAGGCGATGTGGGCCTAG
- a CDS encoding exopolysaccharide biosynthesis polyprenyl glycosylphosphotransferase, whose protein sequence is MSYSLLEERRRLVERLTTSADILGVAGAYLAALALCLPAESVASWESDFFISLRVLLANTLELLVLVAAHLSLRRNGHHTLAGVHPGWLRRLWTDRRETLLADMGLTLFFWLILRAQSSPLVFIPLYLLLSPLFGALFRFLLSLLLRSGFVRRTRLNLIVVGANDRGLELYQESQDYPFLGFSILGFVDSGNYCGQDIPLLGGLADLPAILREKVVDVLVICLPIRSHYDAIVTAMRDGEDQGIPSECPGSFFPPNSCKTGEDPSGQPILSICPVAAPVSPLYKRVFDVVGALVLLVVFAPVMILAVIRIKLEDGGPLLYVQPRVGLNKRIFSLYKFRSMMVDAESRLPDLEGVNEMDGPVFKISSDPRVTRVGRWLRKYNIDEMPQLFNVLHGEMSIVGPRPMSLRDYTRLTDDWTRRRFTVKPGLTCYWQTMPNRNAMRFSEWMTLDMRYIENCSLWEDVVICLRTIPALLRGSGV, encoded by the coding sequence ATGTCATACTCTCTTCTTGAAGAACGGCGCAGGCTGGTGGAACGGCTGACCACATCGGCGGACATCCTCGGGGTGGCCGGGGCCTACCTGGCGGCCCTGGCCCTGTGCCTTCCGGCGGAGTCCGTGGCCTCCTGGGAGAGCGATTTTTTTATCTCCCTGCGGGTGCTTCTGGCCAACACCCTGGAGCTGCTTGTGCTGGTGGCGGCCCACTTGAGCCTTCGTCGCAATGGCCATCACACGCTGGCCGGGGTGCATCCCGGCTGGTTGCGCCGGTTGTGGACCGACCGCCGGGAAACGCTGCTGGCCGACATGGGGCTGACCCTGTTTTTTTGGCTGATCCTGCGGGCCCAGTCCTCGCCGCTGGTCTTTATTCCCCTGTATCTCCTGTTATCGCCCCTTTTCGGGGCGCTCTTCCGTTTCCTTTTGTCGCTTTTGCTCAGGTCCGGGTTCGTTCGGCGCACCCGCCTCAACCTGATCGTCGTCGGGGCCAACGACCGGGGCCTGGAACTGTACCAGGAGAGCCAGGACTATCCCTTCCTTGGGTTTTCCATCCTGGGGTTCGTGGACAGCGGCAACTACTGCGGCCAGGACATCCCCCTGCTCGGGGGGCTTGCGGACCTGCCCGCCATCCTGCGGGAGAAGGTGGTGGATGTCCTGGTCATCTGCCTGCCCATCCGCAGCCATTACGACGCCATCGTGACCGCCATGCGCGACGGCGAGGACCAGGGGATCCCCAGCGAATGTCCGGGCTCGTTTTTCCCGCCCAATTCCTGCAAGACGGGCGAGGATCCCTCGGGGCAGCCCATCCTGTCCATCTGCCCGGTGGCGGCCCCGGTCAGCCCCCTGTACAAGCGGGTTTTCGACGTCGTCGGGGCGCTGGTGCTGCTTGTGGTCTTCGCCCCGGTCATGATCCTGGCCGTCATCCGCATCAAGCTCGAGGACGGCGGCCCGCTGCTCTACGTCCAGCCGCGCGTGGGCCTGAACAAGCGCATCTTCAGCCTCTACAAGTTCCGCTCCATGATGGTCGACGCCGAATCGCGCCTGCCGGATCTGGAGGGCGTCAACGAGATGGACGGGCCGGTCTTCAAGATTTCGAGCGACCCCCGGGTGACCCGGGTCGGCCGCTGGCTGCGCAAATACAACATCGACGAGATGCCGCAGCTTTTCAACGTGCTGCACGGCGAGATGAGCATTGTCGGCCCACGGCCCATGTCGCTTCGCGACTACACCCGCCTGACCGACGACTGGACGCGCCGCCGCTTCACGGTCAAGCCCGGCCTGACCTGCTACTGGCAGACCATGCCCAACCGCAACGCCATGCGGTTTTCCGAATGGATGACCCTGGACATGCGCTACATCGAAAACTGCAGCCTGTGGGAGGACGTGGTGATATGCCTACGGACCATTCCGGCCTTGTTGCGCGGCTCGGGCGTCTGA
- a CDS encoding radical SAM protein translates to MLHKLLGMIDQVRQYNRGELGYGCLFVNITSRCNSRCRYCEAYKLDAARELDQARLFSLFEEARQAGIPHIYLSGGEPFFRRDVWELIAKILALDLRFSVVSNGLLVENFLPAQLDLLKNAQWIDISLESYRPEIHDFLRGGKGFLKRTTEGIRILKKSDLKVNINTTVCRQNYADLPGVIAFAKTHAVDYINFQPLHVWNNYHDVTADDKSDMLPTREQIEHLPDYFQELAGLARKEGVRTNIPHVAPWMRQYFEHCLDGSSLWMRRCLNDFSCLEIATKLFVDADGSVLPCALLSPAGNVQEAPLSALIEKMRPVREAVRDGKFPPACNRCSCQMSINYTFSVLRSPLRNIGHLGRYAASLVGEKLGRLL, encoded by the coding sequence ATGCTACACAAACTGTTGGGCATGATCGATCAGGTCAGACAATATAACCGGGGCGAATTGGGGTACGGCTGCCTGTTTGTGAACATCACCAGCCGGTGCAACTCCCGGTGTCGCTACTGTGAGGCTTACAAGCTCGATGCGGCCCGGGAACTGGATCAGGCGCGGCTTTTCTCCCTGTTCGAGGAGGCCAGGCAGGCGGGCATCCCGCACATCTACCTCTCCGGGGGCGAGCCGTTTTTCCGCCGCGACGTGTGGGAGCTCATCGCAAAGATCCTGGCCCTGGATCTGCGGTTTTCCGTGGTCTCCAACGGCCTGTTGGTGGAAAACTTCCTCCCGGCCCAGCTCGACCTGCTCAAAAACGCCCAGTGGATCGACATCTCCCTGGAATCCTACCGCCCGGAAATCCACGACTTCCTGCGCGGCGGCAAGGGATTTTTGAAACGGACGACGGAAGGCATCCGCATCCTGAAAAAAAGCGACCTGAAGGTGAACATCAACACCACCGTCTGCCGCCAGAACTATGCGGACCTGCCCGGGGTCATCGCCTTCGCCAAGACCCACGCCGTGGACTACATCAACTTCCAGCCGCTGCACGTCTGGAACAACTACCATGACGTGACGGCGGACGATAAAAGCGACATGCTGCCCACCAGGGAGCAGATCGAGCATCTGCCGGACTATTTCCAGGAGCTTGCGGGGTTGGCCCGAAAGGAAGGGGTGCGCACCAACATCCCCCATGTCGCGCCGTGGATGCGCCAGTATTTCGAGCACTGTCTGGACGGGTCGTCCCTGTGGATGCGGCGCTGCCTGAACGATTTCTCCTGCCTGGAGATCGCCACCAAGCTTTTCGTGGACGCCGACGGATCGGTTCTGCCCTGCGCCCTGCTGTCCCCGGCCGGAAACGTGCAGGAGGCGCCGCTGTCCGCCCTGATAGAGAAGATGCGCCCGGTGCGCGAGGCCGTCCGGGACGGAAAGTTCCCCCCGGCCTGCAACCGCTGCTCCTGCCAGATGAGCATCAACTACACGTTCAGCGTGCTGCGCAGCCCCCTGCGCAACATCGGACACCTGGGCCGGTATGCAGCGTCCCTGGTCGGCGAGAAGCTGGGGCGGCTCCTGTAG
- a CDS encoding glycosyltransferase family 4 protein has translation MTRATDAGRLIAVTGTRGIPATWGGVERQCEELYSRLAARGFDILVYARRGYVEAGVASHRGVAVKTLPAPRSTHFEALVHTFLSVLHMAFVSRPRIVHVYSQGPCLLLPLVRLVLPRATVFFTCGGLDWRRRKWNGPAALALRLGEWFSARLTDVRIMVSKDLAISYRERFHCDCEVIHNGVALPGKADTGRLADMGLDPGGYALSVGRLTPEKRVEDMVAAVLGMADPMPLAVVGDEASGAGYAKRLRQQAGGCPAVVFTGYRFDAELAALFAGAMVFVTASDLEGFPLTLLEAMSYGIPCLASDIAPHREALGDDHPWFFPVGDVSVLGTLLEAAAASPDLRSDIGERGRRRVKEAFSWERAADALAALYNRALDRTSPERGKTERP, from the coding sequence ATGACCCGGGCAACCGATGCCGGACGTCTGATCGCCGTGACCGGAACCCGGGGCATCCCGGCCACCTGGGGCGGCGTGGAGCGCCAATGCGAGGAATTGTATTCCCGACTGGCGGCCAGGGGCTTCGACATCCTGGTCTACGCCCGCCGGGGGTACGTGGAGGCCGGGGTGGCCAGCCATCGGGGGGTCGCCGTCAAGACCCTGCCCGCGCCGCGTTCCACCCATTTCGAGGCCCTGGTGCATACCTTTTTGTCCGTGCTGCACATGGCCTTTGTTTCCCGGCCGCGCATCGTGCACGTCTATTCCCAGGGGCCGTGCCTGCTGTTGCCCCTGGTGCGCCTTGTGTTGCCCCGGGCCACGGTCTTTTTCACCTGTGGCGGCCTGGACTGGCGGCGGCGCAAATGGAACGGCCCGGCCGCCCTGGCCCTGCGTCTGGGCGAATGGTTTTCGGCCCGGCTGACCGATGTGCGGATCATGGTCTCAAAAGACCTGGCCATATCCTACCGGGAGCGGTTTCACTGCGACTGCGAGGTCATCCACAACGGCGTCGCCCTCCCGGGAAAGGCCGATACCGGGCGCCTGGCGGACATGGGCCTGGACCCGGGCGGCTATGCCCTGTCCGTGGGGCGGCTGACCCCGGAAAAGCGGGTGGAGGACATGGTGGCCGCCGTGCTGGGCATGGCCGACCCGATGCCCCTGGCCGTGGTCGGGGACGAGGCCTCGGGGGCGGGCTATGCAAAGCGGCTTCGCCAGCAGGCCGGGGGATGTCCGGCGGTGGTGTTCACCGGTTACCGGTTCGATGCGGAACTGGCCGCCCTGTTCGCCGGGGCCATGGTCTTCGTCACCGCCTCGGATCTGGAGGGGTTCCCCCTGACGCTTCTTGAGGCCATGTCCTACGGCATCCCGTGCCTGGCCAGCGACATCGCGCCGCACCGGGAGGCCCTGGGGGACGATCATCCCTGGTTTTTCCCCGTGGGGGATGTCTCGGTCCTGGGGACCCTCCTGGAGGCGGCCGCGGCCTCCCCGGACCTTCGATCCGACATTGGGGAGCGGGGCAGAAGGCGGGTGAAAGAGGCGTTCAGTTGGGAGAGGGCGGCCGACGCCCTGGCAGCCCTTTACAACCGGGCGTTGGACCGGACGTCCCCGGAACGCGGGAAAACGGAGCGCCCATGA
- a CDS encoding WD40/YVTN/BNR-like repeat-containing protein has product MNRLVLFVALFLAHSLVAWAAGPALIPSGYGGGGRFTALAVDPGDPNRVVAGSDVAGLFVSRDGGDTFAPRGAGLGGLAVAGLAFDPGRPGTLAVLTDEGLYLSRDGGDTLARLGDMGYGDRFFGSHLLVPLGDDLLVATRSRGVFRVAWRQAAPAVTPVPGLEGRKVNSLARLGDDLFAATPAGAFVVRDGRFVAANAGLGAGRNLTDMAATPESGLFAVEERSGLWRYDAEKNTWERPGPLPGLPPGAKSPARFKALGLDPAAPGRVFLATHPDYWPYLLFVSDNGGQRFSPVTAFTLAPDGPPNYPTGLESVEALAFGPDGKTVFVADWWNLWKSRDGGNRFEQRHKGLQNTVVNALASVPGQPEAILAATADNGLMVSSDAGTTWARSMAGVVDGHVKDIRISPKDPAKRYLLAEPWKSGDAAGTRTLHLYRTLDGGASWQALPVTVPARTLPGAFASGRPTLLVIDPADDDAVMLGTGGHGLFRVDVPALIRGEASAVADIGRGLSRPVFFGPQSLLAFAEKPGLLVAATVSGGIWRSLDGGHTWTAAAAPGGFVFCLAADPSRPGHLLAGLPEKRLLESQDYGASWKERALPGARPPHIPVQAMAFDPARPGLVAVGTSAYDNKAADGLYVSRDGGATFSRVATETAPVGVTAISPGPGGLWVGFNGLGLWRLPDGR; this is encoded by the coding sequence ATGAATAGGCTGGTGCTGTTCGTCGCCCTGTTTCTGGCCCATTCCCTGGTGGCCTGGGCCGCAGGCCCGGCCCTGATCCCGTCCGGATACGGCGGCGGCGGGCGGTTCACGGCCCTGGCCGTGGACCCGGGCGACCCGAACCGGGTCGTTGCGGGCTCGGACGTGGCCGGGCTGTTCGTGAGCCGCGACGGCGGGGACACCTTCGCGCCGCGCGGGGCGGGCCTGGGCGGTCTGGCCGTGGCCGGGCTGGCCTTCGATCCCGGGCGGCCGGGAACACTGGCCGTGCTGACCGACGAGGGCCTGTATCTCAGCCGGGACGGCGGCGACACCCTGGCCCGGCTGGGAGATATGGGCTACGGCGACCGCTTTTTCGGCTCCCATCTGCTGGTCCCCCTGGGCGACGACCTTCTCGTGGCCACCCGGTCCCGGGGCGTCTTCCGCGTGGCCTGGCGGCAGGCCGCCCCGGCCGTCACCCCCGTGCCCGGGCTTGAGGGCCGCAAGGTCAACAGCCTGGCCCGGCTTGGCGACGACCTTTTCGCCGCCACCCCGGCCGGGGCCTTTGTGGTGCGCGACGGCCGGTTCGTGGCGGCCAACGCCGGGCTCGGGGCCGGGAGAAATCTCACGGACATGGCTGCCACGCCCGAGTCCGGCCTGTTCGCCGTGGAGGAAAGAAGCGGGCTGTGGCGCTATGACGCCGAAAAAAACACCTGGGAGCGGCCCGGTCCCCTGCCCGGGCTGCCCCCGGGGGCCAAATCCCCGGCCCGGTTTAAGGCCCTGGGCCTGGACCCGGCCGCCCCTGGCCGGGTGTTTCTGGCCACGCATCCGGACTACTGGCCCTATCTGTTGTTCGTCTCCGACAATGGGGGCCAGCGTTTTTCGCCGGTCACGGCGTTCACCCTGGCTCCGGACGGCCCGCCCAACTATCCCACGGGCCTGGAATCCGTGGAGGCCCTGGCCTTTGGCCCGGACGGCAAAACCGTCTTTGTGGCCGACTGGTGGAACCTGTGGAAAAGTCGCGACGGCGGCAACCGCTTCGAGCAACGGCACAAGGGCCTGCAAAACACGGTGGTCAACGCCCTGGCCTCCGTCCCCGGCCAGCCGGAAGCCATCCTGGCGGCCACGGCCGACAACGGGCTCATGGTCTCGTCGGACGCCGGAACGACCTGGGCCCGGAGCATGGCCGGGGTGGTCGACGGCCACGTCAAGGACATCCGCATAAGCCCCAAAGATCCGGCCAAACGCTATCTCCTGGCCGAACCCTGGAAGTCCGGCGACGCGGCCGGAACACGTACCCTGCACCTGTACCGCACGCTGGACGGCGGCGCGTCCTGGCAGGCCCTGCCGGTTACGGTCCCGGCCCGGACCCTGCCCGGGGCCTTCGCCAGCGGCCGTCCCACGCTTTTGGTCATTGATCCGGCCGACGACGACGCGGTCATGCTCGGCACGGGCGGGCACGGCCTGTTCCGGGTGGACGTCCCGGCCTTGATCCGGGGCGAGGCCTCCGCCGTGGCGGACATCGGGCGCGGCCTGTCCCGGCCCGTTTTTTTCGGTCCCCAGAGCCTTCTGGCCTTTGCGGAAAAGCCGGGCCTTTTGGTGGCGGCCACCGTGTCCGGGGGGATATGGCGCAGCCTGGACGGCGGCCATACCTGGACGGCCGCTGCGGCCCCGGGAGGCTTCGTGTTCTGCCTGGCCGCCGATCCCTCCCGGCCCGGGCATCTTCTGGCCGGACTGCCGGAAAAGCGCCTGCTGGAAAGCCAGGACTACGGGGCTTCCTGGAAGGAGCGGGCCCTGCCCGGGGCGCGTCCGCCGCACATCCCCGTCCAGGCCATGGCCTTTGATCCGGCCCGGCCGGGGCTTGTGGCCGTGGGCACGTCAGCCTACGACAACAAGGCGGCGGATGGGCTGTACGTCAGCCGCGACGGCGGCGCGACCTTCTCCCGGGTCGCAACGGAGACGGCCCCGGTGGGCGTGACGGCCATTTCCCCCGGCCCGGGCGGCCTGTGGGTCGGCTTCAACGGCCTGGGGCTGTGGCGTCTGCCGGACGGGCGGTAG
- a CDS encoding glycosyltransferase has protein sequence MKKRPVLGVLVSTLAIGGAEQLLLELLRRLDRDRFEPRLYCLGEKGPMGQEIEALGVPVRSGLGGGPLRTIFRLHRVFRQDRLDALLLINHRNCLFYGVPAARLAGVRAIVNWQNETFKRHRHHELYMFVRRGVVWGLDALAAASKGHAGYLVTVEGVPVRKVLAIPNGVDVAAFRSELSPQEARRHLHLSEAGKTVGIIAALRPDKAHEVFLQAAARVAAVAPDVRFLVVGDGPQRAFLEGEAARLGLGGQVRFLGFRRDVPDILAALDLVVLSSDPRQETLSVAALEALSAGVPMVATRVGFMGEIVRDGVTGRLVPPRDPEALAGAMLDLLGDDAARREMGRRARALVGQGHTLSGMACGFEGLFTELLAGRPPRRNLCPLSQRRVCLGLYWAETGQWRLLHRLRRELAAVEYVRLGDRARRVLSRLGGLSAWASAACLAVKQLSRAWRSDAILSWALPLGVCTGLALRLVPPRLRPVHIVRDFHLNLSRTDTAYRLRLAVLRLALPGIDALWCTSEAERAIYAEMFGLPEAAVSFYPDEPPSQYLELPDVPCAGYVFAYGNSDRDFEGLLAVADRFGREVVILSQTFAFPEPLPPNVRAVRTRVSEAEMVRLIQAAAVVVVPTRDRRLAAGQNGLLESMALRRPVVAAANVAVLEYADHGEEALFYEPGDREGLLRAVRAVLDDPDEAREMGRRGRERCRRMLAEQPFRFLALLSKALRLAGK, from the coding sequence ATGAAGAAAAGACCTGTGCTTGGCGTGCTCGTCTCCACCCTGGCCATCGGCGGGGCCGAGCAACTCCTTTTGGAGCTCCTGCGCCGCCTGGACCGGGACCGCTTCGAGCCGCGCCTGTACTGCCTGGGGGAAAAAGGCCCCATGGGCCAGGAGATCGAGGCCCTCGGCGTCCCGGTCAGGTCCGGCCTGGGAGGCGGTCCCCTGCGGACCATATTCCGCCTGCACCGGGTCTTTCGCCAGGACCGCCTTGACGCCCTTTTGCTCATCAACCACCGCAACTGCCTGTTTTACGGCGTGCCTGCCGCCCGTCTGGCCGGGGTGCGGGCCATCGTCAACTGGCAAAACGAGACCTTCAAGCGCCACCGCCACCACGAACTGTACATGTTTGTGCGTCGGGGCGTGGTCTGGGGGCTGGACGCCCTGGCGGCGGCCTCCAAGGGCCATGCCGGATATCTCGTTACGGTGGAGGGCGTGCCGGTGCGCAAGGTGCTGGCCATTCCCAACGGCGTGGATGTGGCGGCCTTTCGCTCGGAACTGTCGCCGCAGGAGGCCCGCAGGCACCTGCACCTTTCCGAGGCTGGAAAAACCGTCGGGATCATCGCCGCCCTGCGCCCGGACAAGGCCCATGAGGTCTTTTTGCAGGCCGCCGCCCGGGTGGCCGCCGTGGCCCCCGACGTCCGCTTCCTGGTCGTTGGCGACGGGCCGCAGCGCGCCTTTCTGGAGGGGGAGGCTGCCCGGCTGGGCCTTGGCGGCCAGGTGCGGTTTCTGGGTTTCCGGCGCGATGTGCCCGATATCCTGGCCGCCCTGGATCTGGTCGTGCTGTCTTCCGACCCCCGGCAGGAGACCCTGTCCGTGGCCGCCCTGGAGGCCCTGTCCGCCGGGGTTCCCATGGTCGCCACCCGGGTGGGATTCATGGGCGAGATCGTCCGGGACGGGGTGACCGGCCGTCTGGTTCCGCCCCGCGACCCCGAGGCCCTGGCCGGGGCCATGCTGGACCTCCTTGGCGACGACGCGGCGCGCCGGGAGATGGGCCGCCGGGCCAGGGCCCTGGTGGGCCAAGGGCACACGCTTTCGGGCATGGCCTGCGGCTTCGAGGGACTTTTCACCGAGCTTTTGGCCGGAAGGCCGCCACGGCGAAACCTGTGCCCCCTGTCCCAGCGTCGGGTGTGCCTTGGGCTGTACTGGGCCGAAACGGGGCAGTGGCGGCTTCTGCACCGGCTGCGTCGGGAACTGGCCGCCGTGGAATACGTCCGGTTGGGCGACCGCGCCCGGCGCGTCCTGTCCCGGCTGGGCGGCCTGTCCGCCTGGGCGTCGGCGGCGTGTCTGGCCGTGAAGCAGCTCTCGCGGGCCTGGCGAAGCGACGCGATCCTGTCCTGGGCCCTGCCGCTTGGGGTCTGCACGGGGCTTGCGTTGCGGCTTGTCCCGCCCCGGTTGCGGCCGGTCCATATCGTCCGGGACTTCCACCTAAACCTCTCCCGCACGGATACGGCCTACCGCCTGCGGCTGGCCGTGTTGCGCCTGGCCCTGCCCGGCATCGACGCCCTGTGGTGCACCTCCGAGGCGGAGCGCGCGATCTACGCCGAAATGTTCGGGCTGCCTGAGGCGGCCGTGTCGTTTTATCCGGACGAACCGCCCAGCCAGTATCTGGAACTGCCAGACGTCCCATGCGCGGGGTACGTCTTCGCCTACGGCAACAGCGACCGGGATTTCGAGGGGCTTCTGGCGGTGGCTGACCGGTTCGGCCGGGAGGTGGTGATTTTGAGCCAGACCTTCGCCTTTCCCGAACCCCTGCCGCCGAACGTGCGGGCCGTGCGCACCAGGGTGTCCGAGGCGGAGATGGTGAGGCTCATCCAAGCGGCCGCCGTGGTGGTGGTGCCCACCAGGGACCGCCGCCTGGCCGCCGGGCAAAACGGGCTTTTGGAGTCCATGGCCCTGAGGCGGCCGGTGGTGGCGGCGGCCAATGTGGCGGTGCTGGAATACGCCGACCACGGGGAGGAGGCGCTTTTCTATGAGCCGGGGGACCGTGAGGGCCTTTTGCGGGCCGTGCGGGCCGTGCTGGACGACCCGGACGAGGCCCGGGAGATGGGGAGGCGGGGCCGGGAGCGGTGCCGCCGGATGCTGGCCGAGCAGCCGTTCCGGTTTCTGGCCTTACTCTCCAAGGCTCTGCGGCTGGCCGGGAAGTAG
- the murJ gene encoding murein biosynthesis integral membrane protein MurJ, which yields MALPPRGIRGSSTRQALRRPFGRERHAMSQEVMDGIRRSTLIIVGLTLLDKILALAKEMLFAYRFGVSRDLDVFNVAYAFPAILAMLLGQAVVSALVPLYMTWRERGPGELSRNLANLGSAAILFFLVLTVACAFWSEPIMAVIGYGFPEGEKALGESLVRLLVWLIFLEGGAAVLAGVLQADKSFAALYGAQLCINLAIIAALSFFGDMGVHALAMGFLIGTGVKALVMAVVLRGARFPLRPPRPPVTPCLREFFLLAWPLVIGGLVVNSNILVDQVMSTELPSGSVSALRYAYRINDLPLQLFVVAAAKAIFPFVSEQAEARDALGMRRVFWRGVLFLCMVSAGMTAFVLIFSTEIVTLLLRRGAFDDQAVASTALTLSWYAAGMVFASYAVLNGVFFTALRKNMTLMIVGVITMVCNAFFNLWFIRTIGGPEAVAMSTTVTVALTCTIFVAIIQRALGVFHEPPRLWPFLQVAGATLLAAGLAVAVRAGLTRLGLTGLWAFPAAALMFGAAFLGSLSLSRDTEIRWCLGMVLPWGRNRT from the coding sequence GTGGCCCTGCCCCCGCGCGGCATTCGCGGCAGCAGCACCAGGCAGGCCCTTCGTCGCCCCTTTGGCCGGGAGCGCCACGCCATGAGCCAGGAGGTCATGGACGGCATCCGCCGCTCCACCCTGATCATCGTGGGACTGACGCTGTTGGACAAGATCCTGGCGTTGGCCAAGGAGATGCTTTTCGCCTACCGCTTCGGCGTCTCCCGGGATTTGGACGTCTTCAACGTGGCCTACGCCTTCCCGGCCATCCTGGCCATGCTCCTGGGACAGGCCGTGGTCTCGGCCCTGGTCCCCCTGTACATGACCTGGCGGGAGCGGGGGCCGGGGGAGCTTTCGCGCAACCTGGCCAATCTGGGCTCGGCGGCGATCCTGTTTTTCCTGGTCCTGACTGTGGCCTGCGCCTTTTGGTCCGAACCGATCATGGCCGTGATCGGCTACGGGTTTCCCGAGGGGGAAAAGGCCCTGGGGGAATCCCTGGTGCGCCTTTTGGTCTGGCTCATCTTCCTGGAAGGCGGGGCGGCCGTGCTGGCCGGGGTGTTGCAGGCCGACAAGTCCTTTGCCGCCCTGTACGGGGCGCAGCTTTGCATCAATCTGGCCATCATCGCGGCCCTGAGCTTTTTCGGGGACATGGGCGTGCATGCCCTGGCCATGGGGTTTCTCATCGGCACGGGCGTCAAGGCGCTGGTCATGGCCGTGGTCCTGCGCGGGGCGCGTTTTCCCCTGCGCCCGCCCCGGCCGCCGGTCACGCCCTGCCTGCGCGAGTTCTTCCTTCTGGCCTGGCCCCTGGTGATCGGCGGCCTGGTGGTCAACTCCAACATCCTGGTGGACCAGGTCATGAGCACCGAGCTGCCCTCCGGGTCGGTGTCCGCCCTGCGCTACGCCTACCGCATCAACGACCTGCCGCTGCAACTGTTCGTGGTGGCGGCGGCCAAGGCCATCTTCCCCTTTGTCAGCGAGCAGGCCGAGGCCCGGGACGCCCTGGGCATGCGCCGGGTGTTCTGGCGCGGGGTGTTGTTTTTGTGCATGGTTTCGGCGGGCATGACGGCGTTCGTCCTGATCTTCTCCACGGAGATCGTCACCCTTTTGCTTCGGCGCGGGGCCTTCGATGATCAGGCTGTGGCGTCCACGGCCCTGACCTTGTCCTGGTACGCGGCGGGCATGGTTTTTGCCTCCTACGCCGTGCTCAACGGGGTGTTTTTCACGGCGCTACGAAAAAACATGACGCTTATGATCGTGGGCGTGATCACCATGGTCTGCAACGCCTTCTTCAACCTGTGGTTCATCCGGACCATCGGCGGCCCGGAGGCCGTGGCCATGTCCACCACCGTGACCGTGGCCCTGACCTGCACCATCTTTGTGGCCATCATCCAGCGGGCCCTGGGCGTCTTCCACGAACCGCCGCGCCTGTGGCCCTTTCTCCAGGTGGCCGGGGCCACCCTTTTGGCGGCCGGACTGGCCGTCGCCGTCCGGGCCGGGCTGACCCGCCTGGGCCTCACCGGGCTGTGGGCCTTCCCGGCGGCGGCCCTGATGTTCGGGGCGGCCTTTCTCGGGAGCCTGTCCCTTTCCCGGGACACGGAGATCCGCTGGTGCCTGGGCATGGTCCTGCCCTGGGGGCGGAACAGGACGTAA